Part of the Vibrio penaeicida genome is shown below.
CTTGTTTTTCATAAGCATCAGCGAATGAATGGTTGCGATCGCGGTGTTTGGCTTCGTCATTACGAATCTGCAAAATCACGTCTCGAAGCATCGCATCGCTAGGTAATTGGTAGTAATCAATAGCGATTTTCGGTGCTGGCACATTCTCGACTTCACCATCATCAATTTTACCCAGATACTCGGTATAACTTTTACACGCTTCTTCCTCAAAATACCCGACCACTCGATGCGCAATCTTAGATGAAAGCAGGTAAATCAAGCTGTAAACGACAATGAATGTGCCCTGACCAAGCAACACTAACGCTCGTTCAACCCGGCTGGGTTTCGCAATATCCAAAAAAATCATCAGGTGCATACGCTCATTTTCAGCTTCATCCAGCAATTCTCGGATCCAGCCTTCGTCGTCTTTCATTCGCCTTAGGGCTTTCATGTGGTTAAACATACCCGCAACCATACCGGGTACCGCGGCGATGGTCTCTAAAATCACGGCTCGCTTCGCGTATTTCTTTCCGTAGAAAAAATTGAGGGTAAATTTTAGGAATTGCGTAATGCGATACGCGACACGTTCAGAAAGTTTGCTCGCAGAGCGATGCGTTAATTTGAAGTCTGACATGAGCTTTACCTCTTTATTTTAAAGATGCATTTAAAATACACCTTTAAAATAAAAGCTTCAATATACTTTAGATCTTTAAACTATTTTTATAATCCCATTTAGGAATAAAGGGACACAAAGAAAGGTCATAGGAATAAAAAAGCCATGGCGAACCATGGCTTTGAATGACATTTAAGCTTAGAAAAACTTAATACACGTCGCGCACGTAGCGTTTCTGCTTTTTAAGCTGGTTAACGTAAGCTTCTGCTTCTTCTTTAGACTTGTTACCGTGAACTTCTATGACTTCGTGCAGCGCTTTATCTACATCTTTTGCCATGTAATAAGCGTCGCCACACACGAAGAAATAACCACCGCGTTCTAGCCACTCATACAAGTCAGCACCACTTTCACGCATTTTATCTTGCACATAGATTTTTTCTGCTTGGTCACGCGAGAATGCCAAATCTAGCTTAGTGAGCACTCCCTTACTTTGAAGAGCTTCTAGCTCTTCTTGATAGATAAAGTCTGTTGAACCGTTTCTATCACCAAAGATCAGCCAGTTGTCGCCTGGAGAAGCTTGAACCTCACGCTCTTCAAGGAAAGCTCGGAAAGGCGCAATACCCGTTCCCGGACCCACCATGATCATTGGCGCTTTGTCGTCTTCAGGCACAGCGAAGTTCTTGTTAGGAGCGAAGTAGCAAGGTACTACATCACCTTCTTCCACTAAGTCTGCTAACCATGTGGAACATGTGCCGTTGTAGTCACGCTCGCCATTTTGGTATCGCACACTACCAATGGTTAGGTGCACTTCGTCTGCGTGCTTGTTCAAGCTCGATGAAATAGAGTAAGCGCGCGGTGCAATAGGCTTAAGCAGCGATAAAATTTCTGCCAGCGATAACGTCACGCTTGGATATTGGCGCAACAAATCAAGAATGTCTTTCCCCCAAAGGAAGTCGTTCAAGCCTTTGCTGTCTTCGTTTCCAATTAAAGCGATCAATTTATGGTCGCTGGCACTTTCAGCCAAGGCTTTAACAAACTCTTTCGACGGAGTTCGAATATCCAAATGCGAGGTAAAGATCTCACGTAAACTGAAGTTGTCGCCATTCCACGACGGCTTTTCATCTCCACTAAACTGGAAATGCTCTAGGAACGCTTGAACCAGTTCAGGCTGGTTTTGAGAGATTACATTTAGGGCGTCACCAGCCTTATAGAACTCACCGCTCCCTTCCAACGAGATTTCGTAATGTACGATTTCTTTGCTGGAACCTTCTTTGTTCAGCACACGCTTGTGTTTCAGCGTTGCTTGCAGTGGTTGTTTACGGCTGTACTTCGACTTAGCCTTTGGGGCGCTGCCCCCTTGAGCAACGGTAGCTTCACCGTCATCACCTTTGTCTGCGATACCCGGCAGAGTGGCAATCATCCACTCTTCAGCAGGTTGTTCAAAATCGATGTCACAATCAACACGAGTCGTAACACGCGTTGCGCCAAGTTCTTCAAGGCGCTCATCCCAAAGTTTACCTGCGAGGCAGAACTCATCGTAACTGGTGTCGCCCAGCGCCAATATTGAGAAGAAGGTGCCATCCAATTTAGGCGCATGTTCATCAGACATGGTTTGCCAGAGTGACTCGGCATTATCGGGCATTTCACCCTCACCATAAGTACTGGTCACAATCAGGATACGAGAAGATTTAACGAAGATTTGTGCATCGACGTCATCCATGTCGTATACCGTGGCCGTCATGCCATATTCTTTGGCTTTTTCTGCCGTATCGTAAGCAACGGCTTCTGCGTTACCAGTTTGAGAACCATATAGAATCGTCAGAGCTTTAACCTGAGGCTTGGATTCCGCGTGTACTACGGACTCTTCTTTAACCAACAGGCGTGAGTGTAATCCAGAAAAGAAGCCCGCCAACCAGGTCTTCTGATCGTCGTTAAACGGAATGTCTTGAGGCAAATAAGGTACTTTCATTTTTCTTCCTACTTTGAAATCGGTGCCTTCCCTAGGCAGTTTGGGCTTCTAAAACTTGCTGAGCTTTTTGTTCTTCAATATCGTCTCGAATTACATCGGCAAAAACGTGGCAGTAAAGCGTCGCTGTACGTAATGACACCGCTTCGATCTCTACCATTTGTTTGCTTATGTCTTTCTCTCGCGCCAATATCCAGACTGAAGTACCACGCGAATGGGTATCCCAGACGTCACGACGTGCCAAAGACGTTTTGTAGTCTCGCACTCGTTTAGCCGCCAGTAATACAGCCAATTCGTCATCGCGATAGTTCGATATGGCTTCCTTGATATCTTTGAGCAACGCATCCAGCAGTTTTTTGTCACGCAGCTCGAATAAGCGTTTCACTGCACGAGACTGCTCTACTTCACCTTCAAACTGACCTTTTACCAATTGATGCGCTCGGTGAAGCACACCGCTTTGCGTCAATAAATCACAAATCAATGGCGTATCCATATCGCCATACTGTGGGCTGAAACCACGTGACAAGGCTTCATTTCCTTCATAAGCAAAATGCACTTGCTCAATTAAGCGATTCGCCTCTCCTTGGATCAATTCTTCCAGCATTTTCTTACGTGAATTGGTCTCAAGAATGCTCTCAGGATGCTGACTCTGCGTTAATGCAAGTGGAAGCACCAACGTGAACAACGTTCGGCTTGTCGCCCAGTCGTCCAAAATGGCTTGCGCTTTTTCAGATTGAGTAAATCGAACGTGCTGCTCTAAGTGCCATTTCAATGCTTCTTCGTAGCCTTCATCGTGCTCGATGAGTGGTAGGGCTAAGACGGAATCTTTGCTGCAACGCTGCGCAAACGCACCATCAACATCGTATTGATAAGCAAGGCCACCAGACATACCGTTACCAAAACCTTTACCGTATTCGCCAAGGTTAATAACGGAACCATTTGTCATGTATTCACAACAAAAGTCACCAACGCCTTCTACAACAGCAATCGCTCCGGAGTTACGCACGGCAAATCGGTCGCCCGCTTCGCCTTGAATAAAGGCTTGACCACCTGTTGCACCAAACAAGGCAAAGTTACCGATAAGCACATTATTGCCAGCCGACATGTCGTTTCCGCCCGGAGAGCGAACCACAATATGACCGCCACTGGAACCCTTACCAACACCATCATTACATGTGCCGACATGTTCCATCACCAAACCGGAGTTGTTGAACGCACCGTAGCTCTGACCCGCGCTGCCGTGTGTGCGAACTACAATGGATTCAGCATCAAGGTAACGACGACCATTGCCAGCTGTGAAGACGGCTGGGTGCTTTTCTCCAACATTTTCATAGTTCAACGCACGCTCAATATCGATTGAAAGCTGACCACCCGTCGATTTGTTTCGGTTGTTGAGTTTTGTTCCAGCTAATTCAATGTTCAGAAGCTCTGAATTGAAGTACTCACTGAGCAGTTTTTCGATGTATGCGTCATCTGGCGTGAAGTCTGCTTCCAAGTAAACAGGGCGAGGCACTCTAACGTGTTCCACTTCGCGAAGAAGCCCTGTCACATCCAATCGACCAACAATGCTGTGGTGATTCGCAAGATGCAGAAGTTCTGTCTTACCGCGGATATCACGCAGGCTGCTATAGCCCAAGCTTGCCAGAATCTCGCGAACTTCATGCGCAACGTTTAGGAAATACTGCGCTAGTGCTCGTGGATCGCCCTGATAGAGCTCAGGGTTCGTTGTCAGGCCCGCTGGGCACTTGATGTTACAGTTCTTCGCCATAACGCATTTAAGCATCATCAGCGCCGTTGTACCGAATTCGAACGAATCACCGCCCATAATCGCCGACTTGATGACATCCGTACCCGTTTGGTGTGCGTTGGAACAACGAAGCGTCACTTTGTCTCGCAAGCCGTTCTCGCTGAGCGACTGATGCACTTCTGCAATGCCGATTTCTGCCGCACGACCTGTATTTTTCAAACTGGTTACTGCGGCGGCACCTGTACCACCAGTGTTACCTGCGACGTTGATGACATCCGCACCCGCTTTCGCAACACCAACCGCGATCGTACCGATACCTTCAGATGACACCAACTTAACGATAACGCGAACACGCGCTGCTTTTGCATCGTGAATAAGCTGACCAAGATCCTCGATCGAGTAAGTATCATGGTGTGGTGGTGGGCTCACCAATTCCACACCCGGTGTACCACCACGCGCCGCCGCAATTTCTACGGTGACCTTTGGTGATGGTAGCTGACCACCTTCGCCGGGCTTCGCACCTTGCGCGATTTTGATTTCTATCTCTTCAAGCTGTGGATCGGCAAGGTAACCTACCCAAACACCAAATCGACCCGATGCAAACTGCTTGATCTTGCTCGACTTGATGCTGTTGAAACGGCTAGAGTGTTCACCGCCTTCACCGGAGTTACTCATAGCACCCGCTATATTGGTGCCTTGCGCAACCGCCATGTGAGCATTGGAGTTAAGTGCACCGTGACTCATCGCGCCCGATGCAAAGGTAGGCGTAATGAGATGTGCTGGCTCGACGTCGTCCAGCTCTATAGGCGATTTCGCTTTTTGAATCTTCCCAATAAACTCTGCGTATTTAGGTGCGAGAACCACATCCACTTTGTCTTGGTGAAGGGACAATTGTTCAACGTGATCTGCCCAACAGGTTTGCATCGCTTCTGCAAACGTCGAGAGGTTATCAGTGTTGTCCAAACAGAAAGTAAACACACGGTCTTGGCGCGACACACTCTCAATAGAAATGCCGCCCCACAAATAGTTGACGTTGCCATCCAAATGGAAACGGTCGAGAAGATGCGAAAATGCTTCTACGGTGTTGGCTTTGGAGAAATCCAGTGGCAGCAGCAAGATATCGCGAAGTGCCGCAGGTCGAGCACTACGTTCCTGATACAGGTTGTCGATGAACGCTTGATAAGACGGCGTAATGTCAAACTCGTCAATCTGTTCTGGGCTGCGTTTCTCGTAACCCTTGTCTTTGTAGGCGATGTCTTCACTGGCAAATTGATTGGTCTTGTCCATTGCCAGTTCGGCTTGATCGGCGTAACTGACAGGCTCTTGAGTCATGTTGATGTATTCGCGAACCGCTGTATTACCAAAGCTGTGACCCGCGCCATCTTGTCGCTCTTTAAACAAACCAAGAAGTGGAATCTGATTCTCTTCATTGATGGCAAGCGCTTTAAAGTGCCACTTAGCAGAACTCCAAGCCAGATCTTCAAACCTTGCCCCACCCACAGGCGAGCTGATGTTCGGGAAATAATGCTTCAAACAATCGGAATCGGAATCTAAGAAGTTTGATTCGAAAAATTCGCCACCGATGTAACTTTCAGCAGTACACAGACCAAACTTACCCATGGTCTTCATGAGTGATTTTTCGACTGCTTTTTGGAAATGCTTAAGACCCGCTTCAACCGTTTGATTGGTCGATAACGTTTGAGCACGATAGAACACAGAAATAGGGCAAACAGCCGATGAGCCAAACCCAAGAAGGCAGGCTATATCGTGGCTACTTGCCGCCTGCCCTGTGAGGTAAACAATGCTGGTGTCAAATCTCAGACCTTGTTTGATCAACCTTTGGTTGGCAGCGGCAGCCATTAAAATGGCAGGCAGAGCGGCTTTGTCTTTGCTGATGTTCTTATCGCTGAGCAAAACAATACCGCAGCGACGACGAGCCGCTTCTTCAATTTGGTCACAAAGCGCGTTAATCGCTTCTTCTACTCGCTTGGCGTTTTCTTCACGGCTATTCAGTGTCGGAGTGTACAGCGTATCGAACGTTGCGACCTCTATGCGATCTTGTTCAAGAATTTGCTCCAGCTGTTGTGGCTGCAACACAGGTGATTGTAAAACAAGCTGAACGGTATCTTGAGGGCTGAAGCCTGGCTTAGCGCCTAAGGCAACGCGCAAGGTCATACCATCCGATTCACGCAGCGAATCCAAAGGCGGGTTGGTTACCTGAGCAAAACGCTGACTGAAGTATTTGGACATGCCGCCTTCTTCATCGGTCAAAACGTTTGGCGCCAAGCCAAAGCCCATGGCAGAGATTTTCTCCGCTCCATTTTCGATCATGGGATCGAGGAAGAATTTGAAGCTCTCTTGGTTTAATGAATAAGCAACGTGGCGGCTGTAGGTACTGAAATTATTGTTTTCTTTAACCGCGTCAAGGGATACGGGTTCAATATCGTTCAGCGTGATTCTTGCCGACTCTAACAATGCCGAGTAATTACGCTCTTTCGCGAGCGTTTCTAAAATTTCTTTGGTTTCGTAGCTATTGCCAGTGGAGTGATCGAAGTAAATCATGCCACCAGCTTGAATACGCCCATAACGAATCACATCTTCTGGTGGAAAATCAATTTGACCAGATTCACTCATCACCGCGAGATAGCGGTTGGTTTCAACACTACGAAGCGGACGCAGACCCAATCGGTCTAGACGCGCCCCCACTTTCTCTCCATCGGAGAAAATCAGTGCGGCAGGTCCATCATTTTTTTCTTCGGACAAACTGAAGTATTCCAGCATGTCTCGTACTTCTTGCGAAATCGATTCGTCGTTTTCCCAAGCAGGCGGCATCATCGCCAACACCGCTGTTACGATGTCCATACGATCCTCAACAACGCGTCTAGCCAACGTTTGGTCAAGACGGGCTGAGTCCGATTGCCCCTTAGGGAAAATCACTTTTTTGTGTTGCTGACGCGCTATCGCATCTTCGCTTAGGCGGTTTTTCTTATCGGTATTAAGTTCACCATTATGCGCCATACGACGAAACGGCTGCGCCATCATGGTGGCGGGTGCGGTATTCGTCGAAAAACGGGTATGGAAAAACAAAGTGGTAACGTGATGCTCTGGGTGCGTAAGATCCGCAAAATAAGGTACAACTTCACCTGAGTTTAAGCGCCCTTTGTACACCTGAGTGCGCGAACTCATTGAAAGTGGGTAAAACCCTTCAAATTCAGAATCGGTAAAACCGATCGATTCAAGTTCTGAAAGCGCAGCGTTGATCTGGTCTTCAAACGATTGTGCGTCTGGCTGATTATCGCCTCGTAAAAAAACCACCTGTTGAATGGTTTGCTGAACTTTTTGCGACGCTTCATTGACTGCTTCAGGGTTAACGGGCACTTCGCGCCACAATTCAACCTTCAATGAATACTTGTAAAGCGTCTCTAGAATAAGCGATTTAGCCGACTCAAATTGTGCAGAGTCGAATGGGAAAAAAAAGTTTGCTACACCAAATTCGCCTTTTTCAAGCGTTGGTTCGTTTAACAGAAAGCGGTAAAAGTTCACGGATAAGTCGATGTTAACACCGGCACCATCACCAATACCCTCGGCATTCATACCGCCACGATGTGGAATAGTGCATAAAGCTTCATGGGCAAGGGTAAGAAGCTGATGAGTCTGCTCCCCCGTTTTATCCGTGATGAAACCCACCCCACAGCTTGAGTGTTCATGCTCGCGATCATACAGCGAGCGAGATTCCTGATTCATTCGATCATTTCCTTGATTGCTTGCAGCTATTAGCTCTGCAGGTCCTTTGGCATGTATCGCTACAGTACCGAAGCCTTTATCCAGTGTATTGTGAGCAAACCAATCCTGTTTAACTCACACAAATAGAAATGATAATAATTATCATGCGTAGTGCTGTAAGGCAAGTTTTCTGTGATTGAGATCGCTAAAAATTATTCGTCAAATTCCTAGTGATAGTTGAATGAGTATGCGTTCTGATTGAATTTAAGGCGGTTTTTCTAATTGAGCTGGCCACAAAACTTGTTTAGGGTGTACTGGTGAGTTTGAAAAAGATGAATACAAAGAGGTTATTTAGGTATTCAAGTCACATTATGATGTTGCTAGAATCGCGAAAATTTTTCATAAGACAAGAGAATGATGAATAAAAGTGTTGTCACTAATTTGCTAGCGCTTGGTCTGCTGGCAGCCGGATACCAATTGGACAATCAAATTGCACTGTATGCAGGTGTATTTGCTTTTTCAGGTGCAATAACCAATTGGTTGGCCGTACATATGTTGTTTGAAAAAGTCCCTGGGCTCTATGGGTCTGGGGTCATTCCGGCAAGATTCGAGGAATTTAAATCTGCCATTAAGAACTTGATGATGGCGGAATTCTTTACCAATGAAAACATTGATCGCTTCTTGAGCAACGAAATGTCTGGAGGTCAGTCGTTGGATCTACAGCCTGTCATCGAGTCCATCGACTTCGAGCCAACTTTTGAGTCTTTGGTAGAGGTTATCGCCAATTCTCAGTTTGGTGGCATGCTTGCGATGTTCGGTGGAACCGATGCATTGCAGCCTCTAAAACAACCTTTTGTCGAAAAAATGCAGCAATCTGTTGTTCAAATAAGCCAAAGTGATGCCGTTAAGGCAGCATTAAAAACGCAGTTAGAGCAGCCAGGTATGATCGATGAAATTCAGAATAATATCGAAAACATCATTGACCAACGTTTGAATGAGCTAACACCTCAGCTAGTAAAAAGCATGGTTCAAGATATGATCAAAAATCACCTAGGCTGGCTAGTCGTCTGGGGAGGTGTTTTTGGTGGTCTCATTGGTGTGGTTTCGGCTTTTCTTAGCGCCTAACTAAACCCACTTCTATGGTTCGTGCTGTCTGATAAAGTTTATAAGTGATAATTAGGGTCAATGACTCTAATTATCACCCTTAAGGTACTAATCCCCTAAAGCATGGTAATCAAATCTGGGTTCACTCCGAATCCAGTTTTATGCTCTTCAATCACCACTTCACTACGTGTTTGGATAACTCCTGGAAGCGTGCCTAATTTAGTAGACATGAAGTCTTGATACGCTTTCATATCTTTAACACGCACCTTGATCATGGTGTCGAAATCACCGGAAAGGGAGTAACACTCCTCAATTTCTGGCATTAACTCTACCGCTTTTGCAAATTTTTCGAAAATAGAAAAGCTCGTTTGATCCAAGCGAATATGAATGAAAACTTGGACATCTAGCCCTAATCGTTCAGGGCATAGCTCCGCGTGATACCCTTTTATGTACCCTTCTTTTTCCAGTCTTTTTACTCGGTCTGAACATGGGGAGGTTGTAAGGTGCACTTGTTTAGCAAGCTCCACCATGGAGATACGCCCCTTAAGATGAAGAATACGCAGTATTTCGAGATCAATTTTATCCAATGACGAGTGAGGCATAACAACTTCCTAGCAATAATTACAATCCATTAACAGCAAGTATCACTGAGTTTTTAACCACATCCAAGTGGAATTCACTTTGTGGCACCAAAATCACCATACGGTATCACTTTTTGACGTTTTTATTACTATACCCAAGTAACCTCAAGATACTTGGGTATAAAGTGGGATTTAAAGAGAAAAGGATAAAAAAAAGCCAACCGCAAAACTGTGCGATTGGCTGATAGATAGTGTGAACAAATAATATTCACTAACAACGTCAGTTGGCTAGGTGACCCTCGGCTTTAAAAGGGTCACAGTTAATAAAGCAAAACTGGTGCCAACTTTTTTCAGTAAAAAATCGAGTGATTTTGGATAAAAAACTATCGTTTTTGATTTTTTCAATGAAATTGATTTGCAAATTGCGAAATCTCGATTGCATAGTGAGAATGAAACGCCTCTAATAACGGTAGATTAACAACGTAAAACCAGACTTTGAGCGTATTTTTCCAGAAAACATTTAACGTATTGAATCCTCAAAAGAATTGAAATTCACTTAAACGTTTTATAAATCTCACATACTCTACTCGCAAGTGTGACTACCTTCTCAAAGTTTGATCTGTATTTAAGGAATCGCTGAATTTAACAGGCAGAGTTGCATAGTCACTATGGTTCGTATTGTCACAACCGATTACAATCGGCTAACTTTTGAATTAAGATCACAATACCTTCTTTAATGAGCCGTACTACGTATCATTTTTTCGCTTACCTTACCGCTGCAGTGTGCTCACTCAGCTCAAAGGAAATAGCCGCCTCACCACAAACCATTAACGTGGGTTTACGTTGGGTTCACCAATTTCAGTTTGCTGGGTATTACGCAGCAATCGATCAGGGCTACTACGCAGAAAAAGGGCTTCACATTAACTTGGTTGAAGGCTCACCGACATTGAATGTCACTGAAGAAGTACTATCCGGTACATTGGATTTTGGCGTAGGGAATGGTGAACTTGTTCTTCAGCGTTTAAAAGGAAAGCCGCTGGTTGCTATTGCCGCGACTTTTCAATATTCGCCATCTGTATTACTGACTCTTGAGTCTTCGGGTATAAGAACCCCCAAAGATTTGGAAGGTAAACGAATCATGACCTTAAATGGTCAGATGTACCCTTCCTATCTATCAATGCTAACGTCTGTAGGTACAGACGTTTCTACCATTAGGATTCAAAAATCCTCGTTTGATGTACAAGACCTCATTGACGGTAAAGTCGATGCCTTTAATGCCTATTTACCCAATGAACCCTATTTGCTTAAAAAACAAAACATCCGCTTCAATATTCTCAACCCTGGAGCTTATGGCGTCGATTTTTATAGTGACTTTATTTTTACACGCGACTCACTCATCCAGCAAAATCCACAATTGGTAGACCAATTCCGGGAAGCGACACTTCGAGGATGGCGATACGCTCTCGATAACCCCGAAGAAATCATTCAGATAATCCAAAGCAAATACAACAACGAAAAGACACTCGACGAATTACGCTACGAAGCACTCGCCATTTCCAATCTCGTGCGTTCCGATCTGGTGGATATTGGCTACATCAATGAAAGCCGAATTGAAAAAATGGCCGCTATATTGATTCAAGAGAATTTGGTCGATGATCTCTACCATTTGGATGGATTGGTGTATCACGCTGAAAAAGAACAAATTGCTGACGCTCAGAAAAAGGTGTTCTGGTTATCACTGGTACTCATTTCACTTACTGGTGTATGCACCATTCTGATGCTTCTAATGCGACGCTTAAAGCAAGAAATGGCCAGCAGAAAAAAAGTCGAAGAACAGCTCCGCCACCTAGCTTCGGTAGATCCTCTCACTAGCCTATACAATCGAAGAATGTTTGCGAGCTTGATGGAAAAAGCCACAAACATCGCTCGGAGAACACAAATACCTTATAGCTTGGTGATTCTCGATATTGACCTATTCAAAGCAATCAATGATCAACATGGTCACAACACAGGTGATAAGGTGATCGTGGGCGTTGCCGATACGATAAAAAATGTGGCGAGAAGTTGCGACGTGTGTGCCCGCTTCGGTGGCGAAGAGTTTATTATTCTGTTGCCTGACACCGATTTGCGTGGCGCGACCTCTTTTGCTTCAAGATTACGAGAAAGAGTCAATCACCAACCCTTTTATTCTGAAGAAGATCATGCCTTTAAAGTTACATGCTCGTTTGGTGTCGTAGAATGGAACCTTACGATGAGTCTTGATGAACTTATATCAAGAGCAGATGACGCCCTCTACGATGCGAAAAGAAGTGGAAGAGATAAGATTTGTACCTTTCACAACAGTACTAAGGAAACGCTAAAGCCCATTGAAGCCTAACTTGTTCATTGAATAGCTAAACAAGCAGGCGGCAATGAAAACCCAGCAAATCTAAGCAATGCTGGTTTCTTTTATTTCCGTATTTACCGGGCTGCAATATTCTTGATTGCATACTCGGCAGTAAAGCCTTTGTTCCATTTTATGGTCGTTATCACCACTAAAAATTTGGAACATCATTTGATTAGCCTTTTCCAACAGCGTTGTACATTGCGGTGTGGTTTTGCACATAATGGCTTTATGGTGGGTCTTCTTATCACACGCTTCACAATATACCTTAGGCATTAATGGTTTCCTTTTAGCACTTTTGAACTAAGTAGACCTAATTAGAACAAACCTGTTCGCTATTATTAATTCTGAAACTAATATTTGTGGTGGACATAACATATTTTCAGAACTTAACACTCAACGAACACTATTCTTGTGCTTGGTGTCATAATAAAAATGTTTTGTTTCAGGAAAATACGATATCTAGTACTTTATTTATAGCTAATGAAGACAACGACAATTAAAAGCTCAAAAATTCTTGTCCACTCAATGAAACTCAATAAAAAACGCCCTCGGATGAACGAGGGCGTTTTGCTCTTTACAAGAAAGACTCTGTTCCTAATAACTGCCGCTCTTAGTCAAGTTCCTGCAATTGCTTTTCAAACTTGGCATGTTGCGCTTTCACTTCATCAGAAGGTTCGCCTGTTGCAATGCTGACTGCAACAATAGAGATCGTTGATAATATGATCCCTGGTACAATTTCGTACACGTCAAACCAACCGCCTGAAAGCTGTTTCCATACCACAATCGTGATACCACCGACCAAGATACCCGCAAGAGCACCGTTGCGATTCATGCCAACCCAGAAAAGACTCAATACGATTGCAGGTCCAAACGCAGCACCAAAGCCAGCCCACGCGTAAGAAACTAGCCCAAGAACAGAACTGTCTGGGTTCATCGCAAGGAACAAAGCAACAAGTGATAGCAAGACAACTGCAATTCGACCAACAGTAACAACTTGCTCAGGTGATGCTTCGTTATTAAATACCTGCTTGTAGAAGTCTTCAGCTAGAGCTGATGAAGATACAAGTAACTGCGAATCCGCTGTACTCATTATCGCCGCTAGAATGGCTGCCAAAAGAATACCGGCAATCACTGGATGGAAAATAGCATTAACAAGCAGCATGAAGATTTTCTCACCATCCGCCAAATCATTGCCTTGTCCATTGAGGTAAACCAAACCAACCAAGCCCACTAACATGGCGCCAACCATTGATAGTGCCGACCAAATAACAGCAATGCGGCGCGCCGTGACAAGATCTTTGTTGCTTCTTGATGCTTTGAAACGAGCCAAAATATGCGGCTGACCAAAGTAACCCAGACCCCATGCAGCCAAAGAAATAATGGCGATGGCAGTCAGTGGTTCACCTTTAGAGTCATTCCACAAAGTCAGAAGCTCAGGGTTAATGTTTTTCAGATCCTCAGTCAGCTGACCAAGCCCTCCATCCATTGCAGCAATAGGCACAATTAGAAGCGCAGCTGCCATTAGCAAGCCCTGAACTAAATCCGTCCAAGAAACCGCTAAGAACCCACCAAACAAGGTATAAGAAACAACACAAACAGTGCCGATTATAACCGCTGTGGTGTAATCCAATCCGAATACCGTTTCAAACAACTTGCCGCCTGCAACCAAACCTGAGCTGGTATAAAAAAGGAAGAACAAAAGGATAAAGAAAGCAGAGATTGTCTGAATCAATTTCGAATTATCTTGGAATCGACGCGATAAGAATTCAGGTAACGTTAACGCATCGGTTGTGATGCTGTAAGTACGCAGACGCTTGGCGTTAATAAGCCAGTTTGCCCA
Proteins encoded:
- a CDS encoding glutamate synthase-related protein yields the protein MNQESRSLYDREHEHSSCGVGFITDKTGEQTHQLLTLAHEALCTIPHRGGMNAEGIGDGAGVNIDLSVNFYRFLLNEPTLEKGEFGVANFFFPFDSAQFESAKSLILETLYKYSLKVELWREVPVNPEAVNEASQKVQQTIQQVVFLRGDNQPDAQSFEDQINAALSELESIGFTDSEFEGFYPLSMSSRTQVYKGRLNSGEVVPYFADLTHPEHHVTTLFFHTRFSTNTAPATMMAQPFRRMAHNGELNTDKKNRLSEDAIARQQHKKVIFPKGQSDSARLDQTLARRVVEDRMDIVTAVLAMMPPAWENDESISQEVRDMLEYFSLSEEKNDGPAALIFSDGEKVGARLDRLGLRPLRSVETNRYLAVMSESGQIDFPPEDVIRYGRIQAGGMIYFDHSTGNSYETKEILETLAKERNYSALLESARITLNDIEPVSLDAVKENNNFSTYSRHVAYSLNQESFKFFLDPMIENGAEKISAMGFGLAPNVLTDEEGGMSKYFSQRFAQVTNPPLDSLRESDGMTLRVALGAKPGFSPQDTVQLVLQSPVLQPQQLEQILEQDRIEVATFDTLYTPTLNSREENAKRVEEAINALCDQIEEAARRRCGIVLLSDKNISKDKAALPAILMAAAANQRLIKQGLRFDTSIVYLTGQAASSHDIACLLGFGSSAVCPISVFYRAQTLSTNQTVEAGLKHFQKAVEKSLMKTMGKFGLCTAESYIGGEFFESNFLDSDSDCLKHYFPNISSPVGGARFEDLAWSSAKWHFKALAINEENQIPLLGLFKERQDGAGHSFGNTAVREYINMTQEPVSYADQAELAMDKTNQFASEDIAYKDKGYEKRSPEQIDEFDITPSYQAFIDNLYQERSARPAALRDILLLPLDFSKANTVEAFSHLLDRFHLDGNVNYLWGGISIESVSRQDRVFTFCLDNTDNLSTFAEAMQTCWADHVEQLSLHQDKVDVVLAPKYAEFIGKIQKAKSPIELDDVEPAHLITPTFASGAMSHGALNSNAHMAVAQGTNIAGAMSNSGEGGEHSSRFNSIKSSKIKQFASGRFGVWVGYLADPQLEEIEIKIAQGAKPGEGGQLPSPKVTVEIAAARGGTPGVELVSPPPHHDTYSIEDLGQLIHDAKAARVRVIVKLVSSEGIGTIAVGVAKAGADVINVAGNTGGTGAAAVTSLKNTGRAAEIGIAEVHQSLSENGLRDKVTLRCSNAHQTGTDVIKSAIMGGDSFEFGTTALMMLKCVMAKNCNIKCPAGLTTNPELYQGDPRALAQYFLNVAHEVREILASLGYSSLRDIRGKTELLHLANHHSIVGRLDVTGLLREVEHVRVPRPVYLEADFTPDDAYIEKLLSEYFNSELLNIELAGTKLNNRNKSTGGQLSIDIERALNYENVGEKHPAVFTAGNGRRYLDAESIVVRTHGSAGQSYGAFNNSGLVMEHVGTCNDGVGKGSSGGHIVVRSPGGNDMSAGNNVLIGNFALFGATGGQAFIQGEAGDRFAVRNSGAIAVVEGVGDFCCEYMTNGSVINLGEYGKGFGNGMSGGLAYQYDVDGAFAQRCSKDSVLALPLIEHDEGYEEALKWHLEQHVRFTQSEKAQAILDDWATSRTLFTLVLPLALTQSQHPESILETNSRKKMLEELIQGEANRLIEQVHFAYEGNEALSRGFSPQYGDMDTPLICDLLTQSGVLHRAHQLVKGQFEGEVEQSRAVKRLFELRDKKLLDALLKDIKEAISNYRDDELAVLLAAKRVRDYKTSLARRDVWDTHSRGTSVWILAREKDISKQMVEIEAVSLRTATLYCHVFADVIRDDIEEQKAQQVLEAQTA
- a CDS encoding DUF445 domain-containing protein, which gives rise to MNKSVVTNLLALGLLAAGYQLDNQIALYAGVFAFSGAITNWLAVHMLFEKVPGLYGSGVIPARFEEFKSAIKNLMMAEFFTNENIDRFLSNEMSGGQSLDLQPVIESIDFEPTFESLVEVIANSQFGGMLAMFGGTDALQPLKQPFVEKMQQSVVQISQSDAVKAALKTQLEQPGMIDEIQNNIENIIDQRLNELTPQLVKSMVQDMIKNHLGWLVVWGGVFGGLIGVVSAFLSA